The genomic window ACTTTTGCAGTAATCACCTCAAAACCTTTCTCAGTAAGTGCATCAATCCCGGATTGATCCAAGCCATCGTTTGCTAAAACTTTCATAAAACTTTTTATCAGTTAAAAATTAAAAGATTAAATGACCAATTTACCCTTGAGTAAAATTTAATCGTTTAATCTTTACATTAAATTTTTTATTCTTCTTCTTTAAATACTTCAATGGTTACCTGCTTTTCGACAAGGTCTGTGAATTTACCTTTGTATCTTGTAGCTCTCACCAGGTGATTGTCGATCCAGTGGTAATTTCCGCCTCTTGGTTTTCCGCATAACACACTGTGGTATTTGAAACCGTGCTTATCCAGCCAATCAATCGTGATCTGCTTCAAATTTTCTGTTCTTGAAGTAAAAAAACAGATTTGATGTCCTTCATCATACCATTTATTGATGGTTTCCAAAGCATCCGGAAAAGGCTCACAAGTCACCATTCTTTCGGGTTCTTCGTTGGGAACATCTTCCGTGATCGTTCCGTCAATATCAATTAAATAGTTCTTTATTCCGTCCTTTAGAATAGGACTAATGTGATCTTTGTACTCTAATTCCATCATTAAAAATTGAATTGCAAAGTTATGATTTTTATATCAAAAAGGTTTGTTAAAGTTGATTTATATTAAATTTATACTACAGAAACAGTTATTTAACGAATAATATCAATAATTAACTCATCGATTTTATAATTCTGGTTAAAAATTTTCTTTTTTTAATAATTAAATTTTAAAATATTTGTTTTTGAACAACTTAAGAAAATTTTCACAAACACAGAATCGCATTTTTATCTTATATTTGAGTAACACTTCACAACATATGAAAAGAACTTTAGCATTGATTTTCAGCAGTATCGGCTGGTTTGCACTTATTGCTCAATTTTATCTTATGATAGAAAACAGGATTCTGCCCATTCCGGAAACTACCATCAGGTTTTTCAGCTATTTTACGATTCTTACGAATTTAATTGTTGCTATTTATTTAACTAGTGAAATTTTTAAAGATAATTCAAACAGAAGCTCCGGGAACTTGACAGCCATTACAATCTATATTCTTATTGTCGGGGTTATTTATCAGGTTATTCTTCGCCAGCTTTGGCAGCCAACGGGTTTACAGAAAATCGTTGATGAATTATTACATTCCGTAACTCCTGTTCTTACCCTATTCTACTGGTATTTATATGAAAATAAAAAAAATCTGCACTATAAAATGATCCCGAAATGGACTGTTTTTCCTTTGCTGTATCTTATTTTCGTATTGATCAGAGGACATTTTTCAAATTTTTATCCCTATTTTTTTATTGATGTAAATGCATTGGGATTAGCACAAACTTTGATGAATGCTTTCTGGATTCTGGTTTTCTTTGTGGGATTGTCGATGCTTTTTATTCGTGTTGGAAGATTGTTTAATAAGTAAATTATTTTTCTCGTAGATTTTGCGGATTTAGCAGATATTTACGTTTTAATTTATAAAAAAATTCTTTGCACATTGTCTAAAAAATACACATAAATATCTGCTAAATCCGCAAAATCCGCGAGAGAAAAAATAATCAATAGAGCTTTCTTCGCCCATCCTCCACCGCAAAAAACCATGATGTTTTACCAAAAATTTCCAAAATACATTTATTAAACTTACATTTGTAGAAATGGAAGAATTCGTAGTTTTAGTGAGCCCTGAAGATCAAGTTCTCGGCTTGATGGAAAAGCAGCAGGCCCATGTCAATGGCCTATTGCACCGTGCTTTTTCCGTATTTTTATTCAACAGTAAAGGTGAAATGCTTTTACAGAAAAGAGCTTCCGGAAAATATCATTCTCCGTTAAAATGGACGAATGCGGTTTGTTCGCACCCGAAAAATGGAGAAACTTACCTCGAAGGTGCAAAACGCAGGGTAAAAGAAGAACTCGGCATTGAAGCGGAGATCTCAGAAAAATTTAGTTTTATCTATAAAGCAGATGTTGGAAACGGCCTTTGGGAGCACGAATTAGACCATGTTTTTATAGGAGTTTTTGAAGATGATTTTAATTTAAATAAAGATGAAGTGGAAGAAGTACGATATATTTCCATGCAAGATCTTGACAGGGAAATGATCGAACATCCGGAACATTTCACAGAATGGTTTAAAATTATCCTTGAAGAATACAAACACCATTTTTAAAATGATGAAGAAAATAATTTTAGTATTATCTTTTTTAGTAGGATTTTTTTCATTTGCACAATCTATTCCTACGAAAGTTTATGACAGTGAGAACTACTCCATCACTTTTCCGGAAGTCTGGAAACTGACCAACGATAATGACATTATCAACATTTTCCCGGGCACCGAAATCGGAGCCATCACGATCTCAGAATACCACGATCTGAATCTTCCGAAAACAGAAACAAAAAAATTCATTCTGGCTCTTTACAAATCTGCCGACGACGAGAAGAAAATAAAAACCAAAAGCGGTAAAAAAGGATATACAGAATATTTTTACGAATATTTTGATGAAAACGAAAAATTGTTTTGGATCACCAAAGTTTTTCAAAAAGATAAAGATCTGTTCCTGATCTCCATCAATTGTGGACAAAAATACTGGAACGGAAATTATA from Chryseobacterium wanjuense includes these protein-coding regions:
- a CDS encoding LNS2 domain-containing protein, which codes for MELEYKDHISPILKDGIKNYLIDIDGTITEDVPNEEPERMVTCEPFPDALETINKWYDEGHQICFFTSRTENLKQITIDWLDKHGFKYHSVLCGKPRGGNYHWIDNHLVRATRYKGKFTDLVEKQVTIEVFKEEE
- the idi gene encoding isopentenyl-diphosphate Delta-isomerase, with the translated sequence MEEFVVLVSPEDQVLGLMEKQQAHVNGLLHRAFSVFLFNSKGEMLLQKRASGKYHSPLKWTNAVCSHPKNGETYLEGAKRRVKEELGIEAEISEKFSFIYKADVGNGLWEHELDHVFIGVFEDDFNLNKDEVEEVRYISMQDLDREMIEHPEHFTEWFKIILEEYKHHF
- a CDS encoding Pr6Pr family membrane protein, producing the protein MKRTLALIFSSIGWFALIAQFYLMIENRILPIPETTIRFFSYFTILTNLIVAIYLTSEIFKDNSNRSSGNLTAITIYILIVGVIYQVILRQLWQPTGLQKIVDELLHSVTPVLTLFYWYLYENKKNLHYKMIPKWTVFPLLYLIFVLIRGHFSNFYPYFFIDVNALGLAQTLMNAFWILVFFVGLSMLFIRVGRLFNK